A DNA window from Mycolicibacter terrae contains the following coding sequences:
- the scpB gene encoding SMC-Scp complex subunit ScpB, whose amino-acid sequence MTDHMPEPEVAEPSGPSEPSGAAEFAGPSGSDLGIDVAVAPELEDSELGAVLEALLLVVDTPVSVEALATATDQPVYRISAKLRAMADELAERDSGIDLREAGGGWRLYTRARFAPYVERLLLDGARSKLTRAALETLAVVAYRQPVTRARVSAVRGVNVDAVMRTLLARGLITEAGADADTGAVTFATTELFLERLGLSSLSDLPDIAPLLPDVDVIDDLSESLDSEPRFMKLGGAPAADQPLTFDVDHD is encoded by the coding sequence ATGACTGACCACATGCCCGAACCCGAGGTGGCGGAGCCGTCCGGGCCTTCTGAGCCGTCCGGGGCCGCCGAGTTCGCCGGTCCTTCGGGCTCCGACCTGGGTATCGACGTCGCCGTTGCCCCCGAACTCGAGGACTCCGAGTTGGGCGCGGTGCTCGAGGCCCTGCTGCTGGTGGTGGACACGCCGGTGAGCGTCGAGGCGTTGGCGACGGCCACCGACCAGCCGGTGTACCGGATCAGCGCCAAGCTGCGGGCGATGGCCGACGAACTCGCCGAACGCGACAGCGGCATCGATCTGCGTGAGGCCGGCGGCGGCTGGCGGCTTTACACCCGCGCCCGGTTCGCCCCGTATGTGGAGCGCCTGCTGCTCGACGGCGCCCGGTCCAAACTGACCCGGGCCGCCCTGGAAACGCTGGCGGTGGTCGCCTATCGCCAACCGGTGACACGCGCGCGGGTCAGTGCGGTGCGCGGCGTCAACGTCGACGCGGTGATGCGAACACTGCTGGCCCGCGGCTTGATCACCGAAGCGGGCGCGGACGCCGACACCGGCGCGGTGACGTTCGCGACCACCGAGTTGTTCTTGGAGCGGCTGGGCCTGTCCTCGCTGTCGGACCTGCCTGACATCGCACCACTGCTGCCCGATGTGGACGTGATCGACGATCTGAGCGAATCCCTGGACAGCGAACCGCGTTTCATGAAGCTCGGCGGTG